In the genome of Acidimicrobiales bacterium, one region contains:
- a CDS encoding S16 family serine protease: MVLLVAAAVAGTTIKLNYYALAPGSAVAVGNLIKVPPDKSHTVPGQVFLTTVSLSQVRAIDYLPDKLSSDVSVVPAAEVLGSTPPSQLQVQNTLEMDDSKQAAQVAALRRLNYPVPESDAGAVVAEVQSGAPAAGKLQIGETITAIDGRPTPTADQAVAITHALHPGDVAHLTVEPGGGAPTRDVILTLGGRQQQGQQVAYMGVALSTHAQYNFPFPITINSEGIGGPSAGLAYTLGIIQALTPDDLTGGQKISATGTIDPTGQVGDVGGVAQKTVAVRNAGATLFLVPPPEYKVAMQHAGSHLKVVSVASLDQALAALSSHGGNTRDLPPPPTGETA; the protein is encoded by the coding sequence GTGGTCCTGCTGGTGGCCGCCGCGGTCGCCGGCACCACGATCAAGCTCAACTACTACGCCTTGGCTCCAGGCTCGGCCGTCGCGGTCGGCAACCTGATCAAGGTCCCGCCCGACAAGAGCCACACCGTTCCGGGCCAGGTCTTCCTGACGACCGTGTCCCTGAGCCAGGTCCGGGCCATCGACTACCTGCCCGACAAGCTGAGCTCCGACGTGTCGGTGGTCCCTGCCGCGGAGGTGCTCGGCTCCACTCCGCCGAGCCAGCTGCAGGTGCAGAACACCCTGGAAATGGACGACTCCAAGCAGGCGGCTCAGGTGGCCGCGCTCCGCCGCCTCAACTACCCCGTACCGGAGAGCGATGCCGGCGCCGTGGTCGCCGAGGTCCAGAGCGGGGCGCCGGCGGCCGGCAAGCTGCAGATCGGCGAGACCATCACCGCCATCGACGGCCGACCGACGCCCACCGCTGATCAGGCCGTGGCGATCACCCACGCTCTGCACCCCGGCGATGTCGCGCACCTGACCGTGGAGCCCGGAGGGGGCGCCCCGACTCGTGACGTGATCCTCACTCTCGGTGGTCGCCAGCAGCAGGGCCAACAGGTGGCGTACATGGGCGTCGCCCTGTCCACCCACGCCCAGTACAACTTCCCCTTCCCGATCACGATCAACTCCGAGGGAATCGGTGGGCCCTCGGCCGGCCTGGCCTACACGTTGGGGATCATCCAGGCGCTCACTCCTGACGACCTCACCGGGGGGCAGAAGATCTCCGCCACGGGCACGATCGACCCCACCGGACAGGTGGGCGACGTCGGAGGCGTCGCTCAGAAGACCGTCGCCGTCCGCAACGCCGGCGCCACCTTGTTCTTGGTGCCCCCGCCCGAGTACAAGGTGGCAATGCAACATGCGGGGAGTCACCTCAAGGTGGTCTCCGTGGCGTCGTTGGACCAGGCGCTGGCCGCCTTGAGCAGCCACGGTGGCAACACCCGCGACCTTCCTCCGCCACCGACGGGAGAGACGGCATAG
- a CDS encoding HEAT repeat domain-containing protein, with product MVDGDGDVGLAEARLRRQVTLAGHAGDEDAARARLTDAAPRVRAASLGALARMHRLAPSELASALADSAPEVRRRACELSVGLPAVDLQPLLADPEPLVVEAAAWAVGERRDAGVIATLARVATEHDDPLCREAAVAALGAIGDDRGLHAILAAQDDRPTVRRRAVIALAPFQGSAVDAALERARQDRDWQVRQAAEDLLDESTGR from the coding sequence ATGGTTGACGGCGACGGCGACGTCGGTCTGGCCGAGGCGCGGCTGCGTCGGCAGGTCACGCTCGCCGGTCACGCCGGTGACGAGGACGCCGCCCGGGCCCGCCTGACCGACGCGGCGCCACGAGTCCGTGCAGCATCACTCGGCGCCCTGGCGCGCATGCACCGGTTGGCGCCGAGCGAGCTCGCGAGCGCGCTCGCCGACTCGGCACCAGAGGTCCGCCGACGAGCATGCGAGCTCAGCGTCGGGCTCCCCGCGGTCGACTTGCAGCCGCTGCTCGCCGATCCCGAACCCCTTGTCGTCGAGGCCGCGGCGTGGGCGGTTGGCGAGCGCAGGGATGCCGGGGTCATAGCCACCCTGGCCCGAGTCGCGACCGAGCACGACGACCCGCTCTGTCGCGAGGCCGCCGTCGCCGCCCTGGGTGCCATCGGCGACGATCGGGGGCTTCACGCCATCCTGGCTGCCCAGGACGATCGTCCCACGGTCCGCCGGCGAGCCGTCATCGCCCTGGCGCCCTTCCAGGGCTCCGCCGTCGACGCCGCTCTCGAGCGGGCCCGACAGGATCGTGACTGGCAGGTGCGCCAAGCGGCGGAAGACCTGCTCGACGAGTCCACCGGGCGGTGA
- a CDS encoding rod shape-determining protein has protein sequence MARDLAIDLGTANTLVISRGRGIVMNEPTVIALNSRTQDVLAMGHEAWNMIGRTPGYIVAVRPLRQGAITDFDITQRMLRLLLHRAGTSRFNRPRVLICVPSAITAVERRAVEEATKRAGAAGAYLIEQPMAAAIGAGLPIHEPVGNMVVDIGGGTTETAVIALGGIVSLQAIRVGSFDIDAAIQTYIRREYGIAVGEHTAEEIKMAIGSACPMEEEIKAEVRGRDLMSGLPKTVILSANEVRQATEEPVGAIAESVLRCLGQAPPELAQDLILQGIHLVGGGGLLQGMSRRLSDETALPVHLVDTPLETVVLGAGRCLDSFDSLKAMFISSER, from the coding sequence CTGGCTAGGGACCTTGCCATCGATCTCGGGACGGCGAACACCCTCGTCATCAGCCGCGGGCGGGGCATCGTGATGAACGAGCCCACGGTCATCGCCCTGAACTCGAGGACCCAGGATGTGCTGGCCATGGGCCACGAGGCGTGGAACATGATCGGGCGCACGCCGGGCTACATCGTCGCCGTGCGCCCGCTCCGACAGGGTGCCATCACCGATTTCGACATCACTCAGCGCATGCTGCGGCTGCTGCTCCACCGCGCCGGGACCTCTCGGTTCAACCGTCCGCGCGTGCTGATCTGCGTGCCCTCCGCCATCACGGCCGTCGAGCGCCGAGCCGTCGAGGAGGCGACCAAGCGAGCCGGAGCGGCCGGCGCGTACCTCATCGAGCAGCCGATGGCTGCCGCCATAGGTGCGGGCCTGCCGATCCACGAGCCGGTCGGGAACATGGTCGTCGACATCGGCGGAGGTACCACCGAGACCGCGGTGATCGCCCTGGGGGGCATCGTGTCCCTGCAAGCCATCCGCGTCGGCAGCTTCGACATCGACGCCGCCATCCAGACCTACATCCGCCGGGAGTATGGCATCGCCGTCGGCGAACATACCGCCGAGGAGATCAAGATGGCGATCGGATCGGCGTGCCCGATGGAGGAGGAGATCAAGGCCGAGGTGCGGGGGAGGGACCTCATGTCCGGGCTTCCGAAGACGGTCATCCTCTCGGCGAACGAGGTCCGCCAGGCCACCGAGGAGCCCGTGGGAGCGATCGCCGAGTCGGTGCTGCGGTGTCTCGGCCAGGCCCCGCCCGAGCTGGCGCAGGATCTGATCCTCCAGGGCATCCACCTCGTCGGCGGTGGTGGCCTGCTGCAGGGCATGAGCCGGCGACTCAGCGACGAGACGGCGCTGCCGGTCCATCTCGTGGACACGCCCCTCGAGACGGTCGTCCTGGGGGCCGGGCGGTGTCTCGACTCCTTCGACTCGCTGAAGGCGATGTTCATCAGCTCGGAACGCTGA